The genomic DNA TGCCTGGTGCCTTGTTCGGATGAAAGTGTCCGTCGAAGTACGCGACGTCGCCGGTGGCGGCCACGTCGTCGACGGCAGCGAGCTTGCGTGCGCCGGCGGCGGCGGGATCGATCGCGAGCATGCGCCCGGAGGTTCCCCTCCACGCGAGCGCAACCTCGGATCCGGCATGCGCAACGTTTCCACTGCGGACGGGCACGCGGACGAACGCATCGGTCGCCGCCGGATCGCGTTCGTAGACGAGATACGAATCGATGAAGAACGTGTGCGCTTCGACGATCGAGCGCACCAGCGCAAAGCGCGCGTTCTGGTTCCAGCCTCCGCCCTGGTGGAAATAGCCGGCACTCAGCAACACCAGCGCGAAGACGAGCGCGTCGGCGCGCCGGCTGGCGCGAAACGTCACGGCGGGTTCCCGCTGCTTGCTGCAGCGGCCAGCCCTTCGAACGGATCGAACGGCTCGGCGACGGCCGGCCAGCGAACGTCGATCCTGTCGCGGCCGGCGCGCTCGCGCACGAACGCCATTGCGACGTCGACCCTGTCGAGCAGGAACGGAAGTGCAACGAGCGGCTGCTCGAGGCCGCGCGTAAAATCGTCCCAGTGGATCGGAATCACCCGCTTTGCACCGACGGCAGCGACGGTCTCGCGCCAGTACGCATCGCGGTACGCATCGTCCTTGGTCCCGAGAAGGCCGATTCCGAGAAACACGACGTCGGCCTTGCGTCCTGCAAGCGCACCTTCGACATAGCCGGCGCTCGACTGGACCAGCGCAGTGCGGCCCGCGCGTTCGACGAAGATCGAGAAGCTTCCGCCTTCGAGATACTCCGTGACACGTGCGGGAGTGGCGAGCGGCCTGGTGATCTCGCCCATGCCCTGTCCGTGGGGAAAGTGGCGCGACGGAACCACAGTGACCGTAAGATCACCAAAGCTCAGCGTCTCGGTGCCGCGCACCACATGGATGCGACTTTCCGGAAAATCGCGCCCACGTGCGGTATTGGCCGTGCTCTCGGAGCCGACGATCACGGCGCCGGTCCGTGACGCGACATCGGCCGTGTCCATCGCATGATCGTAGTGCGAGTGCCCGGTGACGATGGCGTCCAGATGCTCGATCCCGGCCATCTTCAGCGCGGCGTCGATCCGCTCCGCATCCGGTTCGATCCTGCCGAGCGCGGTGCGCACGAGGCCCGGACGCGTGAAAAATCCATCGGTCATCACGGCGGTCTTCGCATCACGAAACAGGAGCGTGGACACGCCGAGGAACGTCACGCGCAGACCGTCGGCGCCGGCCGCAGAATCCGCAGGCGCGATCGCGAGCTCGGACGCGTAACCATAAACGGACGGCCGCAGGTTCCACTGCCACGCAAGCCAGGTTCCTGCCACGACGAGAAGCCCGGCCACCAGCGCAACAAATATTCTGAGGATGCGCATTCAGCTGCCCGCTACGATCCGGTCGGCGCGCCGGAAAAGTCCGAGCGTGATTGCGTGCAGCATGTCGCCGATTTCGACCGGTGCCTTGCCGGCGAAAGCGCGGGCGTGGGTTCCTTCGAGGACGATGCCGAGCTTGAAGCACGCCATTGCGACGTACCAGTCGAGCGAATCGAGCGCGCGACTGCAGCCCTCGGCATAGCTCCGCACGAGCTCGTCGCGCCGCGGCAGACCACCGGCCTGCACGTAGAGCGACGCCGCGCCGACCGAGACGTCTTCGGCGTCGGGCCACGTCGCGAGCAGCCAGCCGAGATCGAGCAGCGGATCTCCGAGCGTCGACATCTCCCAGTCGACGATGGCCACCAGCCGCGCGCTCGCCGGGTCGTACATCACGTTGGCGAGATGATAGTCGCCGTGAAGAATGCCGGTCGCTCCCTGCTCGGGACGATTGCGCTCGAGCCACGCGGCGATGCGCTCGATGCCGGGAATGCGAGGCCCGGGATAGCCCTGATGCCGCGAGTACGACTCGAGCTCGGACAGCCACCTCGATACCTGGCGCTCGAGAAAGCCCTGCGGCTTTCCGAAGTCGGAAAGGCCGATCGCGGCGGGATCCAGACGCGACAGTCGCGACAGCGCGCGCGCGGATTCGAGTCCCATTTCATGGCGAACGCCGGCATCGCCGGCATGAAGCGCCGGAAGCTCCGTCGTCGCATTGAAGCCATCGACGGGCTCCATCAGGTAGAACACGGCGCCGCCCATCACCGCTTCGTCGAAGCAGCCGGCGATGAAACCGGGGTGCGGCACGTCGCTGCCGGCGAGCGCGGCCAGCACGCGGCCCTCGCGTCGCAGTGAATCGTTGCTCTTCGGACGAAGGTGGCGGGGCGGGCGGCGAAGCACGTATTCGCGGCCGCCGCGGGAAAACCGCACGAGCACGTTCTGCGTGCCCCCGGCCAGCAGCCGGATGCCGGTGATCTGGCCGCCCGGCAGGCCCTCGCGATCCATCCAGTCCGAAAGAACGGCGAAATCGACGAGCTCGCCGTCGATTCCCGCTTCCTTCCCGGCATCTTTCGCGGTCTTGTATTCGGACGGACGCATGGTCTGCATGCTCTGGTTGGCTTCGGCGGTCGGCTCGTTCCCGCTGCGATGCCGGCCGGCGTCCGGATCGTCGCCGCGGTGTGCCGGCCTGCCAGGCCTCCGGTGGCTCGTAATCGAGCGCGCCGATGGAGTCGAACCGCAGTGCTCGATCGAGTGCGGTTGCATCGGCTGCTGCCCATGGCCAACTTCGACGCTTCGACCATCCATTCCGGATGACCAGGGGAGGAGACCCAATCATGAAACGTTTCGTATCGCGGCAAACTGCCGCTGCCGCGCTCATTCTGTCGGCTGCATTCGGACTGCCGGCGCTCGCCTCGGCGCAGACGCTGATCGCGACCGCCGACGGCAACGTGCAGGGGCAAGTCACCGACGGCGCTCGCGAGTTCCTCGGCATTCCGTATGCCGCGCCGCCGGTCGGCCCGCTTCGCTTCAAGCCGCCGCAGGATCCGACGCCGTGGGTGGTCACGCTCGATGCGACGGCCTACCCGCCGGCATGCTCGCAGCTCCCGACCCTGACCAACAACAACACGCGCATCGAGAACGAAGACTGTCTGTACCTGAATGTGTGGACGCCGAACCCGGCACCGACGACGCCGCTTCCGGTCATGTTCTGGATCCACGGCGGCTCGAACACGTCCGGATCGACCGGCGATCCGGTTCCGTTCCCCGGTCACACCGGCCAGTTCTACGACGGTCACAGGATGGCGCGGGACAACAACGTGATCGTCGTCAGCGTGAACTATCGCCTGAACGTCTTCGGGTTCTTCGGGCTGACCGAGATTGCCGCCGAGGATCCAGGCTATCCGTACGCCGGCAACCAGGGACTTCTCGACCAGCGCAAAGGCATGCAGTGGGTCCACGACAACATCGCGGCCTTCGGCGGCGATCC from Candidatus Limnocylindrales bacterium includes the following:
- a CDS encoding phosphotransferase family protein; this translates as MQPHSIEHCGSTPSARSITSHRRPGRPAHRGDDPDAGRHRSGNEPTAEANQSMQTMRPSEYKTAKDAGKEAGIDGELVDFAVLSDWMDREGLPGGQITGIRLLAGGTQNVLVRFSRGGREYVLRRPPRHLRPKSNDSLRREGRVLAALAGSDVPHPGFIAGCFDEAVMGGAVFYLMEPVDGFNATTELPALHAGDAGVRHEMGLESARALSRLSRLDPAAIGLSDFGKPQGFLERQVSRWLSELESYSRHQGYPGPRIPGIERIAAWLERNRPEQGATGILHGDYHLANVMYDPASARLVAIVDWEMSTLGDPLLDLGWLLATWPDAEDVSVGAASLYVQAGGLPRRDELVRSYAEGCSRALDSLDWYVAMACFKLGIVLEGTHARAFAGKAPVEIGDMLHAITLGLFRRADRIVAGS
- a CDS encoding MBL fold metallo-hydrolase gives rise to the protein MRILRIFVALVAGLLVVAGTWLAWQWNLRPSVYGYASELAIAPADSAAGADGLRVTFLGVSTLLFRDAKTAVMTDGFFTRPGLVRTALGRIEPDAERIDAALKMAGIEHLDAIVTGHSHYDHAMDTADVASRTGAVIVGSESTANTARGRDFPESRIHVVRGTETLSFGDLTVTVVPSRHFPHGQGMGEITRPLATPARVTEYLEGGSFSIFVERAGRTALVQSSAGYVEGALAGRKADVVFLGIGLLGTKDDAYRDAYWRETVAAVGAKRVIPIHWDDFTRGLEQPLVALPFLLDRVDVAMAFVRERAGRDRIDVRWPAVAEPFDPFEGLAAAASSGNPP